A genome region from Panicum virgatum strain AP13 chromosome 4K, P.virgatum_v5, whole genome shotgun sequence includes the following:
- the LOC120704971 gene encoding lipid transfer protein EARLI 1-like: protein MAAISRSRKQQAIIITCLLVVVVLVPAPALACGGHPCPKPAGKCPVNAVKLGVCADVLDGLIHAVVGQPPKEPCCSLISGLADLEAAVCVCLAINANVLGIGLDVAVDLSLLVNYCGRTVPAGFQCA from the coding sequence ATGGCGGCGATCAGCAGGAGCAGGAAGCAACAGGCCATCATCATCACCTgcttgctggtggtggtggtacttGTTCCGGCGCCGGCGTTGGCGTGCGGCGGGCACCCGTGCCCGAAGCCGGCGGGCAAGTGCCCGGTGAACGCGGTGAAGCTGGGCGTGTGCGCGGACGTGCTGGACGGGCTGATCCACGCGGTGGTGGGGCAGCCGCCCAAGGAGCCCTGCTGCTCCCTCATCTCCGGCCTGGCCGACCTGGAGGCCGCCGTCTGCGTCTGCCTCGCCATCAACGCCAACGTCCTCGGCATCGGCCTCGACGTCGCCGTCGACCTCTCCCTGCTCGTCAACTACTGCGGCCGCACCGTGCCCGCCGGCTTCCAGTGCGCATAG
- the LOC120702330 gene encoding DExH-box ATP-dependent RNA helicase DExH9-like, protein METLKRKAPDGPAPADNASPLKAPRADAAEPPARTTLAAAEPIACVHDVSYPEGYDAAASASRVLAGGAEGYEPAKKFPFQLDPFQAEAIRCLDNGESVMVSAHTSAGKTVVALYAIAMSLRNQQRVIYTSPIKALSNQKYREFKEEFSDVGLMTGDVTIVPNASCLVMTTEIWRSMQYKGSEIMREVAWVIFDEVHYMRDRERGVVWEESIVMAPKNSRFVFLSATVPNAKEFADWVAKVHKQPCHIVYTDYRPTPLQHYVFPSGGDGLYLVVDEKGRFREDSFQKALNALVPATGGDKKKENGKWQKGIVAGKSSEESDIFKMVKMIIQRQYDPVILFSFSKRECEFLAMQMAKMDLNEDDEKANIETIFWSAMDLLSDDDKKLPQVSNMLPLLKRGIGVHHSGLLPILKEVIEILFQEGLIKCLFATETFSIGLNMPAKTVVFTNVRKFDGDRFRWLSSGEYIQMSGRAGRRGIDQRGICILMVDEKMEPSTAKMMLKGSADSLNSAFHLSYNMLLNQMRSEDGDPEKLLRFSFYQFQADRALPDLEKQIKELESDRNSMVIEEEESLKDYYDLLQQYKSLKKDVRDIVLSPKHVLPFLQPGRLVRILYSTYESATFSIDENVTWGIIINFEKVKSNGEDRRPEDSDYTVDVLTRCSVSKDSSGKKTMKIIPLKECGEPVVISLPLSQIDGLSSIRMYIPKDLLPVEARENTLRKVEEVLSRFAKDGVPLLDPEEDMKVQSKSFRKATRRIEALEGLFEKHDIRGSPHIQQKLKVLHAKQELSAKIKSIKKTMRSSTALAFKDELKARKRVLRRLGYVTSDDVVEVKGKVACEISSADELTLTELMFSGILKDATVEQMVALLSCFVWQEKLQDAPKPREELDLLFYQLQETARRVANLQLECKIQIDVESFVNSFRPDIMEAVYSWAKGSKFYQIMEMTQVFEGSLIRAIRRLEEVLQQLILASKSIGETELEAKLEEAVSKIKRDIVFAASLYL, encoded by the exons atggagacCCTCAAGCGCAAGGCCCCGGACGGACCTGCGCCTGCCGACAACGCCTCCCCTCTCAAAGCGCCGCGCGCGGACGCCGCGGAGCCTCCCGCCCGCacaaccctcgccgccgcggagcccatCGCCTGCGTGCACGACGTCTCCTACCCAGAAGGCTACGACGCGGCTGCCTCTGCCTCCCGCGTGCTCGCCGGCGGTGCTGAGGGCTATGAGCCCGCCAAGAAGTTCCCCTTCCAGCTCGACCCGTTCCAGGCCGAGGCCATACGCTGCCTCGACAATGGCGAGTCAGTCATG GTTTCAGCTCATACATCAGCTGGAAAGACAGTGGTCGCCTTGTATGCAATAGCAATGTCTCTGCGCAACCAACAGCGTGTCATCTATACATCTCCAATCAAGGCATTGAGCAACCAAAAATACAGAGAGTTCAAAGAAGAGTTCTCTGATGTTGGTCTCATGACTGGGGATGTCACAATCGTGCCGAATGCCTCCTGCCTG GTCATGACCACGGAAATTTGGCGGAGCATGCAGTACAAAGGATCTGAGATCATGAGGGAAGTTGCTTGGGTTATATTTGATGAGGTGCATTACATGCGGGATAGAGAGAGAGGAGTGGTGTGGGAGGAGAGTATAGTGATGGCTCCCAAGAACTCACGTTTCGTGTTCCTCTCAGCTACTGTACCTAATGCCAAGGAGTTTGCTGATTGGGTAGCTAAG GTACATAAACAACCTTGCCATATAGTATACACCGACTACCGACCCACACCCCTCCAACACTATGTATTTCCTTCAGGAGGGGATGGATTATATCTGGTAGTGGATGAGAAGGGCAGGTTCAGAGAGGACAGTTTCCAGAAAGCATTGAATGCGCTTGTCCCTGCAACTGGTGGtgacaagaagaaggaaaatGGGAAGTGGCAGAAAGGTATCGTGGCAGGCAAATCTAGTGAGGAAAGTGACATATTCAAGATGGTTAAAATGATAATTCAGCGTCAATACGATCCTGTGATACTTTTCAGCTTTAGCAAAAGGGAATGTGAATTTCTTGCTATGCAG ATGGCTAAGATGGACTTGAATGAGGATGATGAGAAGGCAAACATCGAAACAATTTTTTGGAGTGCTATGGATTTGCTTTCTGATGATGACAAAAAGCTTCCTCAG GTTTCAAACATGCTACCCTTACTGAAACGCGGTATCGGCGTGCATCATTCTGGTCTGTTGCCCATCTTGAAGGAAGTGATTGAGATTCTCTTCCAGGAGGGCCTCATCAAG TGTTTGTTTGCCACAGAAACATTCAGTATTGGGCTGAACATGCCTGCAAAGACTGTTGTGTTTACCAATGTGCGAAAATTTGATGGAGACCGATTCAGATGGTTGTCGAGTGGTGAGTACATCCAGATGAGTGGCCGTGCTGGTCGTCGAGGTATTGATCAGCGTGGTATATGTATCCTGATGGTAGATGAGAAAATGGAGCCTTCAACTGCCAAAATGATGCTGAAAGGAAGTGCTGATAGTTTGAACAG TGCCTTTCATCTGAGCTACAATATGCTGTTAAATCAAATGAGATCTGAGGATGGAGATCCAGAAAAGCTTCTTCGGTTTTCATTTTACCAATTCCAGGCTGATCGAGCTCTCCCTGATCTTGAG AAGCAAATCAAGGAACTGGAATCAGATAGGAATTCCATGGTCATTGAGGAAGAGGAGAGCTTGAAGGATTACTATGATCTCTTACAGCAGTACAAAAGTTTGAAGAAGGATGTCCGTGATATTGTCCTATCTCCAAAACATGTCCTACCTTTCTTGCAACCTGGAAGGCTTGTCCGTATTCTATATAGTACATATGAGTCAGCCACCTTCTCCATTGATGAAAATGTCACATGGGGAATTATTATAAACTTTGAAAAAGTGAAATCCAATGGTGAAG ATAGAAGGCCTGAAGATTCTGATTATACAGTTGATGTCCTTACCAGATGTTCTGTAAGTAAGGATAGCAGTGGAAAGAAAACAATGAAGATTATTCCTCTGAAAGAATGTGGAGAACCAGTTGTTATTTCACTGCCACTTTCACAG ATTGATGGACTAAGCAGCATTCGGATGTACATACCTAAGGATCTTCTGCCTGTAGAAGCTCGAGAAAACACCTTGAGGAAAGTTGAAGAAGTGCTGTCAAGGTTTGCTAAAGATGGGGTACCTTTATTGGATCCAGAAGAGGATATGAAG GTACAATCAAAATCTTTTCGGAAAGCtaccagaagaatagaagctctGGAGGGCTTATTTGAGAAGCATGATATCCGTGGTTCTCCGCATATCCAGCAAAAACTTAAAGTCTTGCATGCTAAGCAAGAATTATCAGCTAAAATAAAGTCCATCAAGAAAACAATGCGGTCTTCCACTGCTTTAGCTTTCAAGGACGAGCTCAAGGCCCGGAAACGGGTTCTTCGCAGGCTGGg ATATGTTACAAGCGATGATGTTGTggaagtgaagggcaaggtggcCTGTGAAATAAGCTCAGCTGATGAGCTAACATTGACAGAGCTTATGTTTAGTGGCATTTTGAAGGATGCTACCGTAGAACAGATGGTGGCCCTGCTTTCTTGCTTTGTTTGGCAGGAGAAGCTCCAGGATGCCCCAAAGCCAAGGGAGGAGCTTGATTTGCTCTTTTACCAATTGCAGGAGACAGCGAGAAGGGTTGCTAACCTTCAGCTTGAGTGCAAG ATCCAAATTGATGTGGAAAGCTTTGTGAATTCTTTCCGACCTGACATAATGGAAGCGGTGTATTCATGGGCCAAAGGGTCGAAATTCTACCAAATCATGGAGATGACCCAAGTGTTCGAAGGCAGCTTGATCAGGGCCATCAGGAGGCTAGAGGAGGTTCTACAGCAGCTAATTCTGGCATCCAAGTCGATTGGGGAAACCGAATTGGAAGCAAAACTTGAGGAGGCAGTCAGCAAGATCAAAAGGGATATAGTATTCGCTGCATCTTTGTATTTGTAA
- the LOC120702336 gene encoding protein arginine N-methyltransferase 7-like isoform X2, with protein MPSCCFLIGLGVAPRPPPAALGLLLRRRMASNRAFQLRLNPLTGDSEWLVVDEEEEAPSHHRQLLVATSYLDMLNDTARNRAYRHAIDATVTDPTSRVLDIGAGTGLLSMMAARALAAAGGGEGRGSVSACEAYLPMAKLTRRVFRANGMENKIKVFLKRSDELRVGVELDSRADILVSEILDSELLGEGLIPTLQHAHDMLLVKNPKTVPYRATTYGVLVESTFLWKMHDLHSNEANTEDGVWLTPDGTQNILSVKLQQHAMQCDALADEIRLLSEPFKVFEFDFWKRPDSHRETKIEIKATADGHAHAIISWWVLQLDSAGSIFYSTAPRWVRQSSGVDLPQCANGMKDWCDHWKQCVWFIQGTGAPAMKDQILALRASHDQTIISYQLNMNDEISSRSPKSDHLTLLPERIALYGDKAWRSALIGAVRNAMSGRSSPTCIVADDSVLLAVIVSSLLPSSKVITMFPGLRDKGFNYLRAVADANKFSMDRIEVIGKKASSLTMNDLKDEKINLVVGEPFYHGSEGMLPWQNLRFWNERTLLDPLLSEDAFIMPCKGILRLCAMSLPDLWRSRCSLKDVEGFDHSVVNDTFGACGDLSGEQQGPCLPYYVWQCGYTKKLSLVYSLMDFNFSEPIHSCFGKTKIKFAHDGICHGFAVWIDWVLDEKNSIVISTGPDTGSKECSCLAGLCK; from the exons ATGCCGAGCTGCTGCTTCCTCATCGGGCTCGGCGTCGCGccacgcccgccgcccgccgctctcggcctgctcctccgccgccgaatGGCCTCCAACCGAGCGTTCCAGCTCCGCCTCAACCCGCTCACCGGCGACTCCGAGTGGCTCGTCGtcgacgaggaggaagaggcgccgAGCCACCACAGGCAGCTCCTCGTCGCCACCTCCTACCTCGACATGCTCAACGACACCGCCCGCAACCGCGCCTACCGCCACGCCATCGACGCCACTGTCACGGACCCCACCTCACGCGTCCTCGACATCGG AGCTGGGACTGGGTTGCTCTCCATGATGGCGGCGCGAGCTTTGGCAGCTGCTGGAGGAGGTGAAGGCAGGGGAAGCGTCTCAGCATGCGAGGCCTACCTTCCAATGGCCAAACTAACACGGAGGGTGTTCAGAGCCAATGGAATGGAAAACAAGATCAAAGTATTTCTCAAGCGTTCAGACGAGCTCAGAGTTGGGgttgagcttgattctcgagCTGATATACTG GTAAGTGAAATTCTCGATTCTGAACTCTTGGGTGAGGGGCTCATTCCTACTCTACAGCATGCGCACGACATGTTATTGGTGAAAAATCCAAAGACAGTTCCGTATCGAGCTACTACATACGGAGTG TTAGTTGAGAGCACGTTCTTGTGGAAGATGCATGATCTGCACAGCAATGAAGCAAACACTGAAGATGGTGTGTGGCTTACTCCTGACGGGACACAAAATATTCTTTCTGTGAAGTTACAACAACACGCTATGCAATGTGATGCACTGGCAGATGAAATACGattg CTGTCAGAACCCTTCAAAGTTTTTGAATTTGACTTTTGGAAACGACCAGATAGTCATCGTGAAACAAAGATTGAGATAAAAGCAACTGCTGATGGACATGCGCATGCTATTATTTCATG GTGGGTGCTTCAACTGGATTCTGCTGGATCAATCTTTTACTCAACGGCTCCTAGATGGGTGAGACAATCGAGTGGTGTCGATTTACCACAATGTGCCAATG GCATGAAGGATTGGTGTGATCATTGGAAGCAGTGTGTTTGGTTTATACAAGGGACAGGGGCTCCTGCTATGAAAGATCAAATTCTTGCCTTGAGAGCTAGTCACGACCAAACTATTATCTCATATCAGTTGAATATGAATGATGAAATAAGCAGTAGAAGCCCCAAAAGTGACCATCTAACATTGTTGCCAGAAAGGATAGCGCTTTATGGTGATAAAGCTTGGAGATCAGCATTGATAGGTGCAGTTAGAAATGCT ATGAGTGGAAGATCTTCTCCAACGTGCATTGTGGCCGATGACAGTGTGCTACTAGCCGTCATAGTTTCTTCTCTGTTACCATCTTCAAAAGTTATTACGATGTTTCCTGGTCTTAGGGACAAGGGTTTCAACTATCTTCGAGCTGTTGCGGATGCAAATAAATTTTCCATGGACCGGATTGAAGTCATTGGTAAAAAAGCCTCATCCCTTACTATGAATGACTTAAAAGATGAAAAG ATTAATCTAGTAGTAGGGGAACCTTTCTACCATGGAAGTGAAGGGATGCTGCCATGGCAAAATCTGCGTTTCTG GAATGAAAGAACTCTGCTTGATCCATTGCTATCTGAGGATGCATTCATCATGCCTTGTAAAGGAATATTAAGGTTATGTGCCATGTCACTTCCG GATTTGTGGAGAAGCCGTTGCAGCCTTAAAGATGTTGAGGGCTTTGATCACTCGGTTGTTAATGATACTTTTGGAGCCTGTGGTGATCTGTCTGGAGAGCAACAAGGCCCTTGCCTGCCATATTACGTGTGGCAATGCGGTTATACCAAG AAATTAAGTCTAGTCTACTCTCTCATGGACTTTAATTTTTCTGAGCCTATTCACTCTTGCTTTGGCAAAACAAAG ATCAAGTTTGCCCATGATGGAATATGCCATGGTTTCGCAGTTTGGATTGACTGGGTACTTGACGAGAAAAATTCAATTGTGATAAGCACCGGACCAG ATACTGGAAGCAAGGAGTGCAGCTGCTTAGCAGGCCTGTGCAAGTGA
- the LOC120702336 gene encoding protein arginine N-methyltransferase 7-like isoform X1 translates to MPSCCFLIGLGVAPRPPPAALGLLLRRRMASNRAFQLRLNPLTGDSEWLVVDEEEEAPSHHRQLLVATSYLDMLNDTARNRAYRHAIDATVTDPTSRVLDIGAGTGLLSMMAARALAAAGGGEGRGSVSACEAYLPMAKLTRRVFRANGMENKIKVFLKRSDELRVGVELDSRADILVSEILDSELLGEGLIPTLQHAHDMLLVKNPKTVPYRATTYGVLVESTFLWKMHDLHSNEANTEDGVWLTPDGTQNILSVKLQQHAMQCDALADEIRLLSEPFKVFEFDFWKRPDSHRETKIEIKATADGHAHAIISWWVLQLDSAGSIFYSTAPRWVRQSSGVDLPQCANGMKDWCDHWKQCVWFIQGTGAPAMKDQILALRASHDQTIISYQLNMNDEISSRSPKSDHLTLLPERIALYGDKAWRSALIGAVRNAMSGRSSPTCIVADDSVLLAVIVSSLLPSSKVITMFPGLRDKGFNYLRAVADANKFSMDRIEVIGKKASSLTMNDLKDEKINLVVGEPFYHGSEGMLPWQNLRFWNERTLLDPLLSEDAFIMPCKGILRLCAMSLPDLWRSRCSLKDVEGFDHSVVNDTFGACGDLSGEQQGPCLPYYVWQCGYTKKLSLVYSLMDFNFSEPIHSCFGKTKIKFAHDGICHGFAVWIDWVLDEKNSIVISTGPESRYWKQGVQLLSRPVQVNPVSSVMHVEAHFDPDTAELVFKSMVS, encoded by the exons ATGCCGAGCTGCTGCTTCCTCATCGGGCTCGGCGTCGCGccacgcccgccgcccgccgctctcggcctgctcctccgccgccgaatGGCCTCCAACCGAGCGTTCCAGCTCCGCCTCAACCCGCTCACCGGCGACTCCGAGTGGCTCGTCGtcgacgaggaggaagaggcgccgAGCCACCACAGGCAGCTCCTCGTCGCCACCTCCTACCTCGACATGCTCAACGACACCGCCCGCAACCGCGCCTACCGCCACGCCATCGACGCCACTGTCACGGACCCCACCTCACGCGTCCTCGACATCGG AGCTGGGACTGGGTTGCTCTCCATGATGGCGGCGCGAGCTTTGGCAGCTGCTGGAGGAGGTGAAGGCAGGGGAAGCGTCTCAGCATGCGAGGCCTACCTTCCAATGGCCAAACTAACACGGAGGGTGTTCAGAGCCAATGGAATGGAAAACAAGATCAAAGTATTTCTCAAGCGTTCAGACGAGCTCAGAGTTGGGgttgagcttgattctcgagCTGATATACTG GTAAGTGAAATTCTCGATTCTGAACTCTTGGGTGAGGGGCTCATTCCTACTCTACAGCATGCGCACGACATGTTATTGGTGAAAAATCCAAAGACAGTTCCGTATCGAGCTACTACATACGGAGTG TTAGTTGAGAGCACGTTCTTGTGGAAGATGCATGATCTGCACAGCAATGAAGCAAACACTGAAGATGGTGTGTGGCTTACTCCTGACGGGACACAAAATATTCTTTCTGTGAAGTTACAACAACACGCTATGCAATGTGATGCACTGGCAGATGAAATACGattg CTGTCAGAACCCTTCAAAGTTTTTGAATTTGACTTTTGGAAACGACCAGATAGTCATCGTGAAACAAAGATTGAGATAAAAGCAACTGCTGATGGACATGCGCATGCTATTATTTCATG GTGGGTGCTTCAACTGGATTCTGCTGGATCAATCTTTTACTCAACGGCTCCTAGATGGGTGAGACAATCGAGTGGTGTCGATTTACCACAATGTGCCAATG GCATGAAGGATTGGTGTGATCATTGGAAGCAGTGTGTTTGGTTTATACAAGGGACAGGGGCTCCTGCTATGAAAGATCAAATTCTTGCCTTGAGAGCTAGTCACGACCAAACTATTATCTCATATCAGTTGAATATGAATGATGAAATAAGCAGTAGAAGCCCCAAAAGTGACCATCTAACATTGTTGCCAGAAAGGATAGCGCTTTATGGTGATAAAGCTTGGAGATCAGCATTGATAGGTGCAGTTAGAAATGCT ATGAGTGGAAGATCTTCTCCAACGTGCATTGTGGCCGATGACAGTGTGCTACTAGCCGTCATAGTTTCTTCTCTGTTACCATCTTCAAAAGTTATTACGATGTTTCCTGGTCTTAGGGACAAGGGTTTCAACTATCTTCGAGCTGTTGCGGATGCAAATAAATTTTCCATGGACCGGATTGAAGTCATTGGTAAAAAAGCCTCATCCCTTACTATGAATGACTTAAAAGATGAAAAG ATTAATCTAGTAGTAGGGGAACCTTTCTACCATGGAAGTGAAGGGATGCTGCCATGGCAAAATCTGCGTTTCTG GAATGAAAGAACTCTGCTTGATCCATTGCTATCTGAGGATGCATTCATCATGCCTTGTAAAGGAATATTAAGGTTATGTGCCATGTCACTTCCG GATTTGTGGAGAAGCCGTTGCAGCCTTAAAGATGTTGAGGGCTTTGATCACTCGGTTGTTAATGATACTTTTGGAGCCTGTGGTGATCTGTCTGGAGAGCAACAAGGCCCTTGCCTGCCATATTACGTGTGGCAATGCGGTTATACCAAG AAATTAAGTCTAGTCTACTCTCTCATGGACTTTAATTTTTCTGAGCCTATTCACTCTTGCTTTGGCAAAACAAAG ATCAAGTTTGCCCATGATGGAATATGCCATGGTTTCGCAGTTTGGATTGACTGGGTACTTGACGAGAAAAATTCAATTGTGATAAGCACCGGACCAG AGAGCAGATACTGGAAGCAAGGAGTGCAGCTGCTTAGCAGGCCTGTGCAAGTGAATCCAGTGAGTTCGGTGATGCATGTTGAGGCGCATTTCGATCCTGACACGGCGGAGCTCGTGTTTAAATCCATGGTCTCGTGA